One Alligator mississippiensis isolate rAllMis1 chromosome 1, rAllMis1, whole genome shotgun sequence genomic window carries:
- the LOC102575504 gene encoding sulfotransferase 6B1, whose amino-acid sequence MAKNRKVFIDLVDKAIATGDTMKSEDLLFSYKGIFYPATVCSPEQFKALEAFEARSDDVILAGYPKSGTNWVGQIITDLVTTCAKNNEDETNSVNDELDEFPYLEVGDAEKYQRMKKLPSRRIIFTHLMPHNLPESIFKNKTKVLLLLRNPKDVATSYYHFSNGLSPLPSYETWDEFFTAFMTGKMPWGFYFDYIFEWNKHIDDENIMTITYEELKENRAMGVKKIAEFFGLSLTEEELQDVVDRSSFQAMKDNSEKTHGAFGNVLFRKGGVSDWKNLFNEDQNQEMDNKFEEYLAVTKLGAKLNYGVHCKA is encoded by the exons atggCAAAAAACAGGAAAGTATTTATTGATCTGGTAGATAAGGCAATTGCTACTGGTGACACAATGAAGAGTGAAGATCTGCTATTTTCCTACAAGGGGATCTTCTACCCAGCTACTGTTTGTAGTCCTGAGCAATTCAAAGCTTTGGAGGCATTTGAAGCAAGAAGTGATGATGTCATCCTAGCAGGGTACCCTAAATCCG GTACAAATTGGGTAGGCCAAATTATAACTGACTTGGTAACAACATGTGCAAAGaataatgaggatgaaacaaATAGTGTGAATGATGAACTAGATGAATTTCCCTACCTGGAAGTTGGAGATGCTGAGAAATACCAG cGAATGAAGAAATTACCTTCTAGAAGAATTATATTTACTCATCTCATGCCTCACAATCTACCTGAGTCAATCTTCAAGAATAAAACTAAG GTCTTGCTGCTGCTTCGCAATCCAAAAGATGTAGCTACCTCTTATTACCATTTTTCCAATGGCTTGTCTCCTCTTCCATCCTATGAGACCTGGGATGAATTCTTCACAGCTTTCATGACAGGAAAAA TGCCCTGGGGCTTCTATTTTGACTATATTTTTGAATGGAACAAACATATTGATGATGAAAACATTATGACAATAACCTACGAGGAGCTGAAAGAG AATCGGGCTATGGGTGTCAAAAAGATAGCTGAATTCTTTGGGCTGTCTCTGACTGAAGAGGAGCTTCAAGATGTGGTAGATAGGAGCAGCTTCCAGGCTATGAAAGACAATTCTGAGAAAACGCATGGAGCATTTGGCAATGTTCTCTTCCGCAAAG GTGGTGTTAGTGACTGGAAGAACTTGTTCAATGAAGATCAGAACCAAGAAATGGACAACAAATTTGAAGAATACTTAGCAGTAACCAAGCTGGGAGCAAAGTTAAATTATGGGGTTCACTGCAAGGCCTGA